A stretch of DNA from Vibrio gallaecicus:
TAGAAGTCGTTGATGCCGAATTGTACCTTGCTAGTATCAAAACCCAACAATCGGTTGCTCGTTTCCAATACCTTATTTCTTTAAATAAGTTACTCGCTTTGAGTAGCGAAATGACCACCTATTCGACTTATTTACATAATGCCGTATTGCCGATTTCAGAAAGCCGTACCGAAAGCAACGTTGAAAGCACATCACAGGATCACTCATGAAATCTATCAAGCCTCTAATATTCTCATTTGTTGCTTTAAGCATTATCGCTTGGGTTGCATTCAGCTTTTACCAAGCATACCAGCCACAGCCAATTAAACTGCAAGGGCAAATTGATGCTCAGCAATACAGTATTTCCTCAAAAGTACCAGGACGAATTGATCAAGTGCTGGTTCGTAAAGGGGATAACGTAGAAAAAGGTCAGCTTATATTTACTCTTCATAGCCCTGAAATTGAAGCTAAGCTTGAACAAGCAAAAGCGGGGCAAAAAGCCGCAGGAGCATTAGCTTTAGAAGCAGAGAAAGGTGCCCGAACTCAACAAATTCAAGCAGCCAAAGATCAATGGCAAAAAGCTAAAGCGGCGGCAAAATTGATGGAGAAGACATACCAACGAGTAAACAACTTGTATAACGATGGTGTCGTTGCCGAGCAAAAGCGTGATGAAGCAAAAACACAGTGGCAAGCCTCGAAATACACAGAAAGCGCAGCATTCCAAATGTACCAATTAACGAAAGAAGGTGTTCGTGATGAAACTAAGCTTGCTGCTTCTCAAAAGGCATTAATGGCTGCAGGCGCAGTAGCGGAAGTGGAAGCTTATGCCGCTGATACCAGTATTGAAAGTTGGTTTAACGGTGAAGTATCGCAAGTATTATTAAGCAGTGGTGAACTAGCCCCTCAAGGGTTTCCGGTAGTCACTGTGATTGATACCAAAGATGCATGGGCGGTACTAAATGTACGTGAAGATTTATTGAAACATTTTGAGAAAGACAGCCATTTTACGGCTTACTTGCCCGCACTTGATAAAACATTAGAGTTTAAAGTCTCGCATATTTCAGTAATGGGTGACTTTGCGACTTGGCGCTCAACCGATTCTGCACAAGGCTTTGATTTGCGTACTTTTGAAATTGAAGCACGCCCTGTCGATACGACTCAACCATTACGCATGGGCATGAGCCTAGTCGTAGAGCTGTAGGCAAACTATGCGAAAAGAGTTTTTAACACAATGGCGCATTGTCACTGGTGACAAATGGCTATTGTCGTGTTTAACCTGGATACCTATCTTTTTGGCGGTGGGAATTTGGCTTATCTTTTCACAAGGCATTGCTCGTGATTTACCCATTGCCGTGATTGATTTAGAACATAGCCAATTATCTCGACAGCTTACTCAACGTTTTGATGCATCCCCTACTCTTGAAGTCACACAAGAATATGCGGATATAAGTGCCGCAAAAAAAGCGATGATCCAGCAAGATATCTATGGCTATATTGTTATTCCAAAGCATTTTGACCGCGATGTATTCCAGAATTTAAACCCTCAAGTTTCTGTTTTTTATAACAGCCAATTCATCTTGGTAGGTAAACTTCTTAACTCCGCAATTTTACAAGTCCAAGGTACCTTGAATGCTGAAATCGAAGTAATGAAAGGGTTGTCCCACGGAGATGTAGACACTCAAACGGCTCTTGGGCAAGCCGTAACAGTACAGACTCAAATTACTCCACTTTTTAATAAAAATACGAGTTATGCGCAGTTCCTCATTTCTGCTGTCGTGCCTGCGCTTTGGCAAATAACCATTGTTGTTGGTACCATACTGATCTTGGCGGCGAATATTCGAGAACGAGGTTTGAAAGAATGGTTAAGCTCGGCACCTTTAACTGCACTAGGTAAGACTCTACTTCCATATCTCGGTCTGTTCTTAATACTAGGAACCGCTTTTATCTGCTGGTTCTACTCCATTCTCCAATGGCCATTTAATGGTAATTTATTGGTATTAGCTTTAGCGCAGCTGCTCACCGCTGCCGCCTGTATGATTGTTGGCTCTACTTTCTTCTTTTTAACACTAGACCCAGCTCGTGCCATGAGTTTTGCGGGAGCTTTCACAGCCCCTAGTTTTGCCTTTATGGGCATCACTTTCCCAGTCAGCGAAATGAATACAATGGCTCAAGCATGGCGCAGTTTACTGCCAATCAGTCATTATATTGAAATTCAAACCGCACAATCTAGTTACGGCGTAACTAACTGGCAGTCTATAGTAGAGATGTTGCCATATGTAGGCTATGCCTTCCCTGCCATTATTACTGTTGTTCTTATTAAAAAACATCTATCTATAGTATTGCCTTTAACGGGGAAATCATGAAAACGGATATCAACTTTCCTCAACTTCTTAAAAATGAATTATTGGCAATTTTACGTAATCCGGTTGTCGCATTAACTGTATTTGGTGGAGTGATCTTTTATTCATTTCTATACCCTCTTCCTTACGCTAATCAGGTATCCCAAGAGCTACCGATAGCAATCGTCAATTTAGACCGTAGCCAAACCAGCTATCAATTAGAACGCATGGTCGATGCTACTTCTCAAGTACAAGTTGTACAAAGAGATCACAGCATTGCAGAGGCAAAAGCTGCTCTGCTCAAGCAAGAAATTGGTGGTTTATTAGTTATTCCGGAGCACTTCTATAAGGATTTACTACTTGGGAAAAGCCCTACCCTTGCTTATGCAGGTGATGCTTCGTATTTTCTGGTTTACGGAACGGTTGTAGAAGGTCTAGCTAAAGCAGGAGGAACGCTGGCAGCACAAGTAAAAGTGAGCCATCTTCTTGTTGAAGGCGTTCCAATCGCGCAAGCCCAAAGCCAGTACAGCGCATTTAGCTTGAATATGAAGCCTACTTTTAACAGCAGAATGGGTTATGTTGATTACGTCGTGCCTGCGGTATTTGTCTTAATTCTTCAACAAACTCTAGCAATGGCTGCAGGGCTAATAGGCGGAACTCAAAAATCAGTCCATATTGGGCATGAACACGCCTACTGGCTGAAGGTCTCTCCTTTAAAGCTACTGGCTGCTCGTTGCATAACCTTGATCAGTGTTTATTACCTATTAGCTATGTACTATTTTGGCGGCAGTTTTGAGTTTTATGGGATAAATAGACTCGCGTCCATGACCAATATTTTAACGTTATTACTGCCTTTCTTATTAGCCAGCACTTTCATTGGTGCATTACTTGGTGATCTACTTCCGAGAAAAGAATTAGTCACCGTGGTGGTATTAATAAGCTCAATGCCGCTTATTTTCTTAGCGGGGTTTATTTGGCCGGTAGAAGCCATACCAACAGCTTTAGTCGCTATCTCACAACTTTTTCCAAGTACTCCTGCAATACAAGGATTCCTAGCGCTCAATCAGATGGATGCAAATTGGTCTGATGTTTCTTATCAATGGACGTTACTTTGGGGGCAAGCACTTATCTGGGGAATACTTTGCTTTATCAGGTTTAGACATACCTTTAAGCGGGCTGTTTTAGCCAATCAGTGAATCCCAGATCTTCTAGCTTCTAGCTTCTAGCTTCTAGCATATTAATAATTGAACTACCCCTTAAAACAATCCCACTATAAAAAGAAAAGGCTCCAATTAGGAGCCTTTAACATGTCTATCTATCGGATTCTTATTTAGATTAATCATCGAGTTATCTAATTAAATTTTGAATCAGCTTTCATCTTACAAACTGCAATGAATCCCTCAGCACAATACAGTCTTATAAGCCTATTTCTTCGATAAGGGATTTAATCTGTCGCAAATCCATATTGTGTACTTGAATCATCTGGCGAATATCACTCAATCGAGAATTAGCTGCATCGTATCTATCACAAGAATCGGATTTAGCATCCCATGACGTGCCCTCGAGGTACACATCACACTCACTCTTTAATGTACTCAAGTTCGGTTCAATACGATCTCTTTCTTGCTCAAGCGATTCCAATGCTTGTGCAATTTGAAGCTCTTTGCGGAAAAGCTCACGTGAGCGATCAAACATTGTCGCTTGCATGTCAGCTTGACGATTCAAACTTTGATTTTCTTTTGCAGTTTGTTCAATTGCTAGCTTTTGCTCATTTAATTGCTGTTCTAGTGAAAGGTTGGCTTTCTCCAGTTCAATCGAAGCTGTTTGTAGATCTTTCAATTCAGTTTTATGATGCTCAGCTTGCTCCGCAAGAGCCTCTTCAATTTTTGCATCTGTCGCAGTATCCGCATCCGCGACTTTCGCTTCGACGTCACTAACCAGTTGTTGCTTGCTATCGCTTAGAGTTTGATAACGGGCTTCCAACACATGATAAGTCGCTTCCCATTTATTCGCCGTCAAAGAAGAACCAATCAAACCACCTAAAGCTAAACCTATGACAGCAGCAATACCAATATATAACTGGCTACGTTTATCTCGCTCTTCAATAACAACAACTTCGTCTTCGTTGTCTTGTTCAGTCTTTTGGTTCACTAATTGGGCACTCCCATTTGGAATAATTTACGTGAAAAACAATTTACATAAAAAGCAATTTAGCGCGTAAGTTCTGAAATCATTAAACTTGCTGTATACAGAATAAAACTGCCTACCACAGCAATCACCACGCCTTTTTGTACTTTCTCATTTGTCCTATAACGGAATAATACAAAAGCTAATGCCAGTAAAAACACTATCGCTATTAATCGAGTCATAACTCCTCCTTGTTTCTCTTATTTTATACCATTAATCTCAGTTAATTACGTCAGAGTATGGTTGTTTAAACGTTTACTTGACTAACATTTGTGCAAACAGTTTTTTTGCCGATGACATCACACTTTTTATTTATTAGGATGCTCATACAGATTATCTATAACTAGATAATTGTTCCGATGAAGACTGCAGGAGAGTGGTTTTTAACTAAATATTAACATTTAGTTAGAATGACCCGCCGAAGAAGTAAATCTTTCAGGCGCTTTATGCTGATGAAAATCAGAAAAGTGAGGACTGTCGTTGGAGGAACCTCTGGAGAGAACCGTTAAATCGGTCGCCGAAGGAGCAAGCTTAGTATTCGCAGCTGACCAAAATGCTCATTACTAAGTGAAACTCTCAGGCAAAAGGACAGAGGAGTGGAAAGCTTACACCTTAATTAACGAAAGAATTCTATCTAGAAATCCGTATTTATTAAGCCGTATCTTCATTTGTTTTGATCAACCTTTTGATCACGACTGAATTAAAATACGTCCTTTCCCTCTTCTCCTTAAATTTTTATTTATTAAGGGGAAACCATGAACAACTTACATACAACACTTCAAACCATCGACAGCCTTATTTGGGGACCTCCTCTACTTATATTGCTTGTTGGTACCGGTATCTACTTTACTTTTCGATTAGGCTTACCCCAATTTAGACACCTGCCAACCGCCCTTAAGATGGTTTTTACTAAAGACAAATCGGATTCTAGTTCTGGTGATGTTTCTAGCTTTGCTGCTCTTTGTACAGCTCTTTCTGCAACCATCGGAACCGGTAACATTGTTGGCGTAGCAACCGCAATAAAAATGGGTGGACCTGGTGCATTATTCTGGATGTGGTTAGCTGCCATATTCGGGATGGCAACCAAGTACGCAGAATGCTTACTTGCTGTAAAGTATCGTAAGGTCGACAGCAAAGGGCAAATGGTTGGTGGGCCAATGTACTACCTTCAGTACGGGGTTGGCTCAAGAATATTAGCGGTTCTGTTTGCGGTTTTTGCTTTAGGGGTCGCCTGTTTCGGTATTGGAACTTTCCCACAAGTGAATGCTATTTTAGATGCGACTGAAATATCTTTCGGTGCACCTCGTGAAGCTTCAGCAGTCGTTCTAACCATTCTAGTAGCTGTCGTTACTTTAGGTGGTATCCAGTCCATTGCTAAAGTTGCTGGTAAAGTTGTACCCACAATGGCGCTTCTATATGTTGTTGCGTGTTTAAGTGTGCTTATCTCTAATGCAGATCAATTACTGAATGCGATTCAGCTTGTTATTAGCTCTGCATTCACCAATACCGCAGCAACAGGTGGTTTCCTTGGTGCAAGCATTATGTTGGCGATTCAATCAGGTATTGCACGCGGAGTGTTTTCGAATGAATCGGGGCTTGGTAGTGCACCAATGGCCGCAGCAGCAGCGAAAACGGATTCTTGTGTGAAGCAAGGGCTGATCTCAATGACTGGTACTTTCTTTGACACCATCATTATTTGTACGATGACAGGTTTAGCATTAATTTTGACGGGTGCATGGCAAACCGACCTTTCTGGCGCTGCGATGACAACTCACGCTTTTGCTGTTGGTTTAAACGCCGATACACTTGGACCAATGTTAGTATCTACAGGTTTAATCTTCTTCGCGTTTACGACTATCTTAGGCTGGAACTATTACGGTGAGCGCTGCGTTGTATTCTTGTTTGGTACTAAAGCAGTACTTCCATACAAAATCGTTTTTATTGGCTTAGTCGCTTCTGGTGCATTCTTACAACTGGATATGATCTGGCTAATTGCAGACATCGTGAATGGATTAATGGCGGTGCCAAACCTTATTGGTCTAATTGCTCTAAGACATGTAGTTATTGAAGAAACCAAGCAATTCTTCGCAAAACTGCCAAACGTTAAAGCTGAAGGTAGACACCCCACCAGCCCTCTTATTCGCTGATTAATGGTTGGTACTCGCATGATTAGAGACACTGAATCACCAGCACGTTAATCAGCTAATCAAGAAGTTAAAAATAGAAAGTTGGATGTAAATAAAAAGCCCCCAAAATGAAATCATGATGGGGGCTTTTATTTGTCTATCTCATGACAGCATCTATTAGATGATGCAAATTCTAGGCAGGCGTGGGGGCATCTTCCAACATCAACTTGATCCCAAGAGTAATGAGTACAGCACCAGTGACCCCTTCCATCCAGCCAATCACAGATGGGCTCTTAAATAACTGCTTTGCTGAGTTTACCGCGCCTGAAATCCCGCATTGCCAGATCATCGCAATAATAAAGTGAATACTTGCCATAAGCATCGATTGAGCAAATGCTGAACCTTCAGGGTCGATAAACTGTGGTAAAAATGCCAAGTAGAAAACCGCCGTTTTAGGGTTTAATACATTAGACAAGAAGCCTTCTCTTAAAGAGCGTTTTACACTTAGATTAGAGTGAACAATACCTTCAACTTGAAAAGCTGCATTGCCCTTCACTACCCCGTAAATACTAGATAGCCCTAACCAAATTAAATAAGCGGCACCCAAAAATTTTATCATTTGAAACAGATCGGCTGATTGCAGAAGAATAGCCGAGATACCAATCGCCGAAAAAGTGGCGTGAACAAATAGCCCAAGACAAACGCCTAAGCTTGTAATTGCGCCATCTTTAACACCAGAGCGAGTCGTATTACGAATCACCAATGCCGTGTCTAACCCCGGAGTTAACGTTAAAATCGTTATTGCTATCAAGAACGCTTCAATATTTAAAATTGCCATCCCTATTCCTTCCTATCTCGATATCCTATTAGCGCCCCGCCTAAACAGGCTAGCCACCAAGTCTTTAATTCTTGCATTGTGTAAGACGAAGCCAAGATTGTAAATTATTAGTCATCATCAATATACCATTACAATTTATTCACATTTCATATCAACTATTCGAATAAATGTATTGGTTCAACCGTTATTTGGTTGATAAGATCCCATTTTTACTCTCAGGGAAGTACTATGAGTGCCTTCAAAAAATTAGTCGACCATTCTCAAAAATGTTCTCACTTCAACCACCTAGCTGCAATTTGCGGTTGGGATCAAGCGTCAATGATGCCTTCTGGTGGTAACCAAGCTCGTAGTGAAGCTATGGCTCAGTTATCCGTTCATATTCACGGAATGATGACCCAACCACAACTATCCGATTGGATAAATGACGCAGAAAATGAATCATTAAATTCTGAACAGCAATCGACATTACGCGAAATCAAGCGTAACTGGCAACAAGCAAACCTACTTCCAGAGAAATTAGTTCAAGCTAAATCACTCGCTGGCTCTAAATGTGAACATGCATGGAGAACTCAACGCGGTGAAAACGATTGGGTTGGCTTTGAAAAAAACTGGCGAGAAGTCGTTGAGCTTTCTAGAGAAGAAGCGCAAATTCGTGCTGACTTTGCAGGGCTGACTCCATACGATGCCATGCTTGATATTTATGAACCAGGAAC
This window harbors:
- a CDS encoding HlyD family secretion protein — its product is MKSIKPLIFSFVALSIIAWVAFSFYQAYQPQPIKLQGQIDAQQYSISSKVPGRIDQVLVRKGDNVEKGQLIFTLHSPEIEAKLEQAKAGQKAAGALALEAEKGARTQQIQAAKDQWQKAKAAAKLMEKTYQRVNNLYNDGVVAEQKRDEAKTQWQASKYTESAAFQMYQLTKEGVRDETKLAASQKALMAAGAVAEVEAYAADTSIESWFNGEVSQVLLSSGELAPQGFPVVTVIDTKDAWAVLNVREDLLKHFEKDSHFTAYLPALDKTLEFKVSHISVMGDFATWRSTDSAQGFDLRTFEIEARPVDTTQPLRMGMSLVVEL
- a CDS encoding chromosome partitioning protein ParA; amino-acid sequence: MNQKTEQDNEDEVVVIEERDKRSQLYIGIAAVIGLALGGLIGSSLTANKWEATYHVLEARYQTLSDSKQQLVSDVEAKVADADTATDAKIEEALAEQAEHHKTELKDLQTASIELEKANLSLEQQLNEQKLAIEQTAKENQSLNRQADMQATMFDRSRELFRKELQIAQALESLEQERDRIEPNLSTLKSECDVYLEGTSWDAKSDSCDRYDAANSRLSDIRQMIQVHNMDLRQIKSLIEEIGL
- a CDS encoding LysE family translocator translates to MAILNIEAFLIAITILTLTPGLDTALVIRNTTRSGVKDGAITSLGVCLGLFVHATFSAIGISAILLQSADLFQMIKFLGAAYLIWLGLSSIYGVVKGNAAFQVEGIVHSNLSVKRSLREGFLSNVLNPKTAVFYLAFLPQFIDPEGSAFAQSMLMASIHFIIAMIWQCGISGAVNSAKQLFKSPSVIGWMEGVTGAVLITLGIKLMLEDAPTPA
- a CDS encoding ABC transporter permease, with amino-acid sequence MNFPQLLKNELLAILRNPVVALTVFGGVIFYSFLYPLPYANQVSQELPIAIVNLDRSQTSYQLERMVDATSQVQVVQRDHSIAEAKAALLKQEIGGLLVIPEHFYKDLLLGKSPTLAYAGDASYFLVYGTVVEGLAKAGGTLAAQVKVSHLLVEGVPIAQAQSQYSAFSLNMKPTFNSRMGYVDYVVPAVFVLILQQTLAMAAGLIGGTQKSVHIGHEHAYWLKVSPLKLLAARCITLISVYYLLAMYYFGGSFEFYGINRLASMTNILTLLLPFLLASTFIGALLGDLLPRKELVTVVVLISSMPLIFLAGFIWPVEAIPTALVAISQLFPSTPAIQGFLALNQMDANWSDVSYQWTLLWGQALIWGILCFIRFRHTFKRAVLANQ
- a CDS encoding alanine/glycine:cation symporter family protein — protein: MNNLHTTLQTIDSLIWGPPLLILLVGTGIYFTFRLGLPQFRHLPTALKMVFTKDKSDSSSGDVSSFAALCTALSATIGTGNIVGVATAIKMGGPGALFWMWLAAIFGMATKYAECLLAVKYRKVDSKGQMVGGPMYYLQYGVGSRILAVLFAVFALGVACFGIGTFPQVNAILDATEISFGAPREASAVVLTILVAVVTLGGIQSIAKVAGKVVPTMALLYVVACLSVLISNADQLLNAIQLVISSAFTNTAATGGFLGASIMLAIQSGIARGVFSNESGLGSAPMAAAAAKTDSCVKQGLISMTGTFFDTIIICTMTGLALILTGAWQTDLSGAAMTTHAFAVGLNADTLGPMLVSTGLIFFAFTTILGWNYYGERCVVFLFGTKAVLPYKIVFIGLVASGAFLQLDMIWLIADIVNGLMAVPNLIGLIALRHVVIEETKQFFAKLPNVKAEGRHPTSPLIR
- a CDS encoding ABC transporter permease, whose protein sequence is MRKEFLTQWRIVTGDKWLLSCLTWIPIFLAVGIWLIFSQGIARDLPIAVIDLEHSQLSRQLTQRFDASPTLEVTQEYADISAAKKAMIQQDIYGYIVIPKHFDRDVFQNLNPQVSVFYNSQFILVGKLLNSAILQVQGTLNAEIEVMKGLSHGDVDTQTALGQAVTVQTQITPLFNKNTSYAQFLISAVVPALWQITIVVGTILILAANIRERGLKEWLSSAPLTALGKTLLPYLGLFLILGTAFICWFYSILQWPFNGNLLVLALAQLLTAAACMIVGSTFFFLTLDPARAMSFAGAFTAPSFAFMGITFPVSEMNTMAQAWRSLLPISHYIEIQTAQSSYGVTNWQSIVEMLPYVGYAFPAIITVVLIKKHLSIVLPLTGKS